CATTCTCTCATTTTGTTTGAAGGATGTACTCTAGCTGTGTCTGTACTCTGTAGGGTATTCCAAATTTTATTGTTGAACCTTTTTGGACTGCTGTCACACACCACTATACTATCTTGTGCTCAAATAACATAAGCAAAGATTCATTTGTTTTCCATAAATGGAAAGTGAGGATCATGAGATGGGCGAGCACTGAATTTTTTTTTTACATCTTAATCTGAACATGAGAAAAACTGTGCTGACTAAATGTTGGATATTTATATCCACACAGCAGACCAGAAGTTTCTACAATATGAGTGTATTGACCAGACCACAATTTTGGAACAACCATACTTTAAATGACAAAAACTAAGCATAATCTGCTATATATCCACACAGTACGTCGACATGAGAATAATAATAATGAGACATAAACTGGGCATAATTTGTTGCATCTCACGACTCACTTAAATTTTGAGTTCCAAGCTCATTGAAATTGTGAGTTCATATCTCACATAAGCAACACACTGAGTAGAACTACTAGTGAGTTCACTTCTTCATAACAAGCATATTGAAAGTACTTGTTCACATCTGACATAATGCCATCTCAAACAGATCATTCACCCAACTGGTAGCTTCCTCTTTGGAGTCATCTTCTTCGGTGGAGCTGCTGTTGGCATCCTCCTTGGGGTCATCTTCTTTGGTGGAGCTGCTGTTGGCATCCTCTCTGGGGTAGTTCTAGTGGTTTGTGAAGAACTACCCTCTCCCAACAAGATAGCAAGGCGGCTGCACACATATATATTATCACATTTAGATAAAGTATTTTTGTTCCTCATTTGGACATTGCTGAACATTTGCAGCTTACCTTCTAGTGACCATGCTTGGACTGTCCTGCAATATTTGTTCTCTAGTAGGTCTTTGTGGGATGCTAGGTTCAGCTGGCCTAGCTTTTGTACTGTTCTTTCTAGGCTTCCTCTTCCTGCAATTCAACAAAAAAATTTATTTTTGGCATGATGTGATAATTTAAGCTTTGACTGAAAGAAAAACACTTGCCTTTTTTTGGTTCCATTGAGTGGACACTTGTAACTAGCTTGCCTATGACCCTTTTCGCCACATTTCTTGCAAGTCACTGGCCCTCTAATCATTTTCTTTCCCTTAGAATTGGTGGGAGCAGTGCTATCATCCTTGGGAGCATCATTGGCACCTTTTTTCTTGTGGCCACCTTCAAGACATCCTTTGATCCTCAATTTCATTTGTCTTCCTTTATTTCTTTTCGCAAGTGGTGCCCCCACAACAAATGGTAGCTCCACACGTGGCCATTGTGATTTATCTGTCATTGGCTCAATCTCTCTCTCATAAGCAGCCTTGAATCTGTCCACAGAGTAGTATTCATGCACAAATTGTTCAAGGTTTACTCTCTTTTGGGATGTCACAAAGGCCAAGACATGTTGACATGGCTTATCAGTGTGCTGCCATTCAAGACAAGTACACGTCTGCTGATTTAGCTTCACGACATGCCTTTCACAGTTCTTGCTATTATCCCACACCTCTGCACTCCAATTAGCAGATTCCACTACTTTTAAGTGCCCCAAACCTCTAGTATTTGCTCTCAACTGAACCATAATTGCCGGTAGTATCCGTCCAGGTGGTAGCCTTTCTTcaatccttctcctcttcctccacaaAAGCATGATCATCTCTCTAATCTTATCAGCTAGTTCAGCAACAGGTAAATCCTTAATGTCTCGGATCCAGTTGTTAAAAACCTATGCTACATTATTAGTGATATAGTCACACTTGATATCTGGATTGAAGACACACCTCATCCACTTCAGAGTGTGGTACTGACTCAACCATTTCCATACCTCATCTGATTGTTTAATGATTGGTGTCATATGTTCAGTGAACACATCTTCCCTATAAGCCCTTGCTGCAGGGTACATCCTTCCAAAGCCATGGAACCTTTTTGAAAAATTCTTCATAAGATGGTAAAAACATTCCCTTTGTTCAGCATTGGGAAACACATTCTTCACTGCATTCTCCAAGCCTTTGCAAGCATTTGTGCACACTGCAAGAAGTGGAGGATCTCCTATTGCCATCTTAAGTTGATTCATAAACCATTTCCAGTTGTCTTCTGTCTCAGACGCAATGAACCCAAAAGCAAGTGGATACATCCAATTGTGACCATCAACTGCGTAGCTGAGGCTAAATGGGCATTCCACCTTCCATTCAATGCGGTAGAATCTATACTCAGATGTGGCCTACATCTTTCCAAAAGGCCATCAATGCATGGTTTAAGTGCACAAAAAAACCGATGAAAATACACATTACCACCTATTTCCAGTACTTCAATCTCCACAACACTTCCAGGTGACCTCTTCAGTACCTCAGCCTTCCATTTATATAACATCTCAAAACTCTCTTCCCATTTACCATAAACCTCTACAAGAGCTTTTTCTTTCCCCCTCCAGACCGTGTCATATAGAATTGTGACTTTGTGTTGTTCTTGCAACTTTTACTGTAATTCTTTAGCACCCATATTAGGTGAATTCCTAAGGATACTCACAGCCTTGTAGGCTACCCAGTCTTGCGATGGCGTTATGGTCTTCACTCTGCTGCTTGAAACACAATCATGTTGATCAATTAAAACTGTGACCTGCACATATAGAATTTAAAAATGAAGGAAAGTTATATAGTAAATAGACATACACAGAgatacaaaaaataaataatgaacAGAGGTTATTTAGTTAGCCATATTTCACCTTTACAGTACATTTATCATCCTGTAGGCTACCAACAATCCTCCAAGGACAATCCTCACTTGACTTGCAGAACCCTCTAAATCTCTTTTTATCCGACATCTCCGTGcctatatcaaactcctcattgatggCAAATTGCCTCACTGCTAACCTAAATTCCTTCATTGATGGGTACATTGTGCCAAGGTCCATTTTTGGGTGGTCCTTATCATATGTAATCACTACCTTATTTGGTATGACATCACTAACAGGAATGGCAGCACCATCATTATCACTGCCCTGCTCAACCATTCTACGACCCTTTGGTTCACTCTTATCTTTTTTCTCTTCTTCATCCTGCAAGCCCAAAATTTCACATAACTGATCCTCACTCAGTAGTTCAATTCTACCTTCTTCATCATGTGTCTCCACTATTTGCAAGTTATCCCAATCGACTTCTGAAATTGACGTTGCCTCAACCTGTAATGATGGATCCTCAGTACTGCTCCCCAACGCGACCTCTGGGTCATGCCTACTTGAAACAATTAAGAAATCATGAACACAAGTTTGGATTAGCGGTCATAAACATGTCAAAAGTCACGATCAGATTTTTACAAAGCATATATGTAGCTGAACATAAATTCCTCTAGATTGTTTACTATTTCCCTTCTTCATTGATGCATGATGATTCGAAAATTCTACTATTTCAAAATTCTATTGCCTTTACAATTAGGATAACTTTTACCTCTCATTATGATTTCAGGAAGAAATAAGTCTTTCAAGGTTCGGCTCTGTTGAACTAGTGGTTGTCActagtggaaaaagggcctttggtcgcggttcgcaactgccattagtcgcggttgcgcaaccgcgacagaccgtgcgcgactaaaggcccccccccctttagtcgcggttgcttaagaaccgcgactaaaggctcgtccacgtgggcgccaggtggccgtcggggcggaggacctttagttgcggttcttctggccaaccgcgactaaaggccgccgcaggtttagggttttagcccccccccttaaacctgttttctgtttaatttgtattgttttatttcttttgtgctttattttaattttgaaggagtttcatatattctacggtactacatacatgcatatgaatgtacaatttcaaataaatttgaaattagaaccaaaaagaattcaagaggaatatacaatatatattcaatatcatcggatgaccatatacaattttgaacaagtttccatacatgatttaatgcatataaagttctacgtcctcgtaatagtgttctcctttaggatggaggacttccctgctgaaccatccagctagttcctcttgaagtggtcggaagcgagcttctggactaagcatccaccggaggttattcctctgagcattggtatcactcggaacccgctcagaggtgtatctccggatcatctcacagacatagtatccacatagattggtctccggtggctgaatatccccagcattcttagcctttaacattttgaattctagctcttttttgaattcaccgacctttgtatctacgaacgtctccaaaccctacgaggcaaagaaaattaaatgaacaagagagttattaattagttacttgatattaggaaatgaacgaaataggccgatcgatatagagcgcaaatgaatgaaaataattacttctgcagcattcttctcatgccgccccaaagctttggatccatattcacagagtcgtggacgagacattctgaggtgttaactttaattactagcagaatccagtggaacctgcggacacgatacatgcacagtacgtcatgcataactcatcgattagccggccacataccatgcatggagtaaacaaaagagaatgtgctcaagacagaaacactcactcaaaatggtaaggaaatagaatatcacttttgagttcctgctttgtaagaaactgccacaggtctgcctccacgtcggcggggtaacgctccaacacatgtccattaacgatgtgtaggtcaatgaacccaacatcatggatgttccttactctgcattccttaatcttcattctgcatgtataatagcggacacaacaatatagttaggacatatatatagtgcaggcaatatgaacgagatgtggtagaaattaataaatcacttacagaacgtagcaactgatgatagatttatcgagctcgcgcagattgaaaagctggaacaattcactcagttcaatttgtacatagtaatgtttgaagtgatgctcatgtctaacttccgcataaatatattctttggcgtttttattttttatgtaacccttgtaccatttcagcagacctttcatttgtggaggtagatcattTTCctccgcaggctcgacgagaggcccattcttgacatatgtaattactacctccttcactggcgcctcatcaaggcctaacagttcacgaagagtaatacctaagttggccgcttgttctctggcactcgttacagtcaatccctgtgctgccgcagcttgtatgatctcggggtcatccggacagaaggcttccactataagcggggcaatcgattgtttactttgttccccgagctgggcaacttgtttccggctttttttactttcggccttctcccgctctttgttctccttgaacatgagtgcctgcctgcgaagttcacgtgcatagtcgttaggcagattcttcgcggcttgggacggtgtgctcaaaaatgacttagcccacttcttttgctcatcagaaaatactggcttgggctcgggctctcttttcttcttgcagtccgccttccatttctccaaatcagcagccgcggccgcgtcgacttcctcggcactacgttcccaaggccttgtggggagaggcttcagtgatggctccggtacctttgtggtcttaggtacataagggtccgggttaataatccaggactgcttctgcttctttgccggaggtggattggggggcggcgtctgatcacccgccggacgaggactggggggcggcggctgatcacccgctggacgttgtggactggggggcggcgtcggctgacgtgacggaggtgtaggtgaaccgccaccaccaccaccaccaccaccactgccaccgccagaggctccggtgaagtaatttcgaccaccagaggctccggtgcagtaatttcgatcgtcggtgcatctgcaccagccggtggggcctccgtggaagccacgctgcttctccgctgctggcttccgagatccgctggatgatcttcatgctgcacccgagctgcatctctttcggctactagtacactcatggttttcttcatcacatccatttccgatgccaaccgcgccacaacatctgcttcccgatccatctttctcttacggcttctgtaaccgtacgggtcatcgttctgggggaaccctattttccacggaatgtgccccatgcctcgtacacgtcctccgtgttcaggattcccgagggcttttgtcagcgcgtcgttctctctgttgaacttgatcttcccctgttgagcatccctcattgcgttaataagggcttgggtgggtttaattaatttgccccggtaaacacactcccctgtctccgggttcagcgttcccccatgcccgtaccaccagcttttggcccttgggtcccatccctccgtacctggacggattcctcgcgccctcagctcgttctccatcttctcccacctaggctcccaaaggcgatactctcctggccccataacatgattgtactccttcttagccgcattttccttattttttttcgatatttgaatgaactgctccgatttcttttgcttcacaaattctggccaatcatctttcagtttctcatattgtcctttgaaatccggagtcttgttctgcttgacaaagtcatgggctagattttgcttgaatttccggaatgcgtcggccatcttatgaagagcgaactgtttgactagcctcctcctctccttgttttcctcaatcttgttaccctcctcatcgaatttgttgtattccggaggtagaacgaaatgttccataagcttcttgaagcaatctttttttgttctcttatcgacaaaagtgaaaccatcaattcgtgccttctttggctcattccactcctggacggtgattgagacgttgtctctaacaatggctccgcattggctgacaaacttggtggcgttcttgcggggctccagcggcctgccggttgcactgtcggcaacctcgatggtgcat
This portion of the Triticum dicoccoides isolate Atlit2015 ecotype Zavitan chromosome 7A, WEW_v2.0, whole genome shotgun sequence genome encodes:
- the LOC119332849 gene encoding uncharacterized protein LOC119332849, yielding MIMLLWRKRRRIEERLPPGRILPAIMVQLRANTRGLGHLKVVESANWSAEVWDNSKNCERHVVKLNQQTCTCLEWQHTDKPCQHVLAFVTSQKRVNLEQFVHEYYSVDRFKAAYEREIEPMTDKSQWPRVELPFVVGAPLAKRNKGRQMKLRIKGCLEGGHKKKGANDAPKDDSTAPTNSKGKKMIRGPVTCKKCGEKGHRQASYKCPLNGTKKRKRKPRKNSTKARPAEPSIPQRPTREQILQDSPSMVTRSRLAILLGEGSSSQTTRTTPERMPTAAPPKKMTPRRMPTAAPPKKMTPKRKLPVGTHVRTLSLSKFQQSSVVAGLAIAIMGVSGCGKSTEAAMLANALGCGFVEADDHHSHANKDTTCKKMSRGVPLTDEDLLPWPESLRDAIRERLDRGEYVAVSCSALRLKYQPSGETGTSGASAVQAAGLSGYGARAQERPAIAVGPSERRRRPGRRRQQVLVWFVLSSARTRIPDADNQISVRSILYT